Genomic segment of Sphingomonas telluris:
GTTGCGCTTGGAATCATAGAAGAGGTGCCAAAGGCCCGGCAGTCCCAAGTTTTGAGAAAACTCAGCGCCTTAGTACTCGGGCGGACAGCCTTGAATTGAGCGCGGGCATCTCTTTTCAAGTTGCCGCGGCGAGATATCGTCGGCAAGAACGATGGCCAATGGGGCAGGGAAGATTTCGATAAGCAAGATGAGACAAGATCGGATCAGTGACGCCCTGCTGCCGTCGTCAGGGACGGCTGCGCCTCGCTTGGGTCATGCGCTACTTTGGACGCCATCGTACGTGCGTGACGATAAGATCCTCTGGCACGTGCCTTTCTTCTTCTGGCTTCTCGAAGCAACGCGTCCGCGCCGGTACGTGGAGCTGGGCGTCGGCGAAGGCGTAGCCTACATGGCCGTCTGCCAGGCCCTGCATCGCATGCGCGCCCACGCACAATGCTTCGCTGTAGGCGAGTGGCGGAACGAAGACGGTCAAATCGCGGTACCGGAACGCCTCGCGGCACGAAATGCCGATTTATACGAGGACTTCTCGCAAATCCTCAGCGATGGCCTCGGCAAGGCTGCTGAGGTCATCGACGACGGCAGTGTTGATCTCATGCTTGTCGACCTCACTCAGGACGAAAGCATAGCGGCCTCAGTGCAGCAGACGTGGCTGCCGAAGCTTTCATCGACGGGTATCCTGCTTCTGAATGGCATTGGCGGCGCCGACTCTGAGAACGCGAAATTGGTGGAGGCCTTGTCGAGCAAGTCTCCAACCATCCAGATGCCTGGTGGTGACGGCCTTCTCGTAGTCCTCCCGAGCCGCGGTCCTGACGAGGAGCTCGCGAATATCGCCGCGCTCACGCCGGACGATCCTGCGCACAAGCTGATCGTGCAGATGTTCACGCGGCTGGGCGCCGGCGCTTATCACGAAGTCCACGCCCGGCAGGATTCTGACCGTGTCGAGGCGCTGGACGATCGGATCCGAGCGCTGATCGAAGAGCGCGACAGTCTTGCACAGCGCGTCGAAGAGCGGGATCGCCAGTACGATGCCCGCCATCGCAAGACCGCGATACTTCAGTCGCATGTTTTCGATCTACAGAT
This window contains:
- a CDS encoding class I SAM-dependent methyltransferase; this encodes MRDDKILWHVPFFFWLLEATRPRRYVELGVGEGVAYMAVCQALHRMRAHAQCFAVGEWRNEDGQIAVPERLAARNADLYEDFSQILSDGLGKAAEVIDDGSVDLMLVDLTQDESIAASVQQTWLPKLSSTGILLLNGIGGADSENAKLVEALSSKSPTIQMPGGDGLLVVLPSRGPDEELANIAALTPDDPAHKLIVQMFTRLGAGAYHEVHARQDSDRVEALDDRIRALIEERDSLAQRVEERDRQYDARHRKTAILQSHVFDLQIAAEAARAEAQRLADELSGAATDREEADDLLRQERSAHRDTRERADKASAEVEALRVSMEELTGRAEEAAKERERLSEELAAERIKQAESVALLRAERQDRIQFERERDKAVAESETLGKRVAELTSAADQHYRTVKDLVAALAENENLVIALTEELRSQRQESEAIATALAIEAEEVRAANAPSASGGGLLNRLTGRKRR